The region CGATACTGATCCGGCATCGGTAACTTATGGCGCAATACGTACTGACCAATGCGCAGGGCTTCGGCGATGTTTCCGCAGTCACAACACCAGATCATGACGGTGGTTAACACGTCGTCAGACTGGCCGGAATCTGCCGTAAGTACGCCTTCGATCCACGGCTGGTAGTCCGGCAGCAGTTCGCGTTTTAAATCCGCTTTAGCCTTCTGGGACTGGACACGGCTTAAACGGGCTTTATCCAGTCGCAGGCGGTGAAGCATGGTTTCGTAGGCCGTCATTTCAAGCTGCGACGGCTCACGGCTGGCGTGGCGGCGTTCAGCCATCACGCGGTTAAAATGTTGTTGAGCAGGTGTCAACATGATGCCCCCAAAGCGGCCAGCAGTTAGCTGGCCTGCGCTGATTTATGGTGCCGGTGCTGGTTCGGCGGCGGTAATGCCTTCGATCAGACAGCCGAAGCCGTAATCTTCAACAACATAGGCATCATTTGACGAACTGTAGGTAGAGACGCGGTTATATTCCGGCTCTTCCACGATACGGCGACGGTGCGCACCTTCCTGCCAGTAAATCGACAGGTTTTCCCACGAAGTGATAAACATGCTGCCATCAGGGAAGAAAGGCGCGATGAACGAAGGCAGGTTGCCGATCGTCTTACGTGATGCGATCAACTGACCGGCCAGCGCTTCGGAGTTCGGGTTATTGGTGCTGACGGCGTTGATGATCGGGAACGAACGGCTAACCGTCAGGTTACGACCAGTGATCACCACCAGATTGGGCGAATCTTTGTACCACTCGTCCATCAGTGAGTTAACCGCGTCATAAACCAGCGAGTCGTAGTTACCGTAATCACCTTTAGCGATCACCTGGTTGGAATCGTCGCGGCTGGTCACGGTGATATCTTTCATGACACGTTGCGGCGCGTTTGCGCGGTACTGTTGCAGCCAGCCGATACCACAATCCTGCAAAAGCGGGTTAGCGTTGCGGTCGGACTTATCCGCGTAGCTGGTTCCGTTAAAGCCGATCATGATGCGATCAAGCGCAATACGCTGAATGATCTGATTGCTCAGTCGCTGCTGGAAATCCGGGAATTTAGCCCAGGCATCAAGCTGCGCATAAGAGGCGAAAGTATCCGCGTTCACCTTATTACAGGTGTATTTGTTCGAATCCAGCGCCGTGACGGAAACAGGCTGGCGGCGATCGGTGGTGGAATTGTTGGTGCTGGAGATCGGCCCGCTCACACCCAGACCGATTTTTTCACCGGACTGATCGTTAACGCCGTAGATATTAATCTTCTTCAACATTTCGGAAGACTGCTGCACCTTGTCTTCAAGCGTCTGCTCAACGCTCGGATCAATGCTGAACGCCTTTGTTACGTGGGATTTGTTGATGTGATTGAGTTCGGCCTGTCGCTCAAGATACGCATCAAACAATTCACGGGTAGAATTACGCATAGTTATTTTTCCTGTACTGTTCCTTCGTTACTGACGGCGATCAGCAGTCAGCAAGCTGGGCGTTAGATTTTTCAGTTGCGCCGGTCGCTTCCGGACGGCGGTATTTGCTGGCGTCCTGGGTAGAAAGCTGCGCTTT is a window of Enterobacter cloacae complex sp. ECNIH7 DNA encoding:
- a CDS encoding phage major capsid protein, P2 family; this encodes MRNSTRELFDAYLERQAELNHINKSHVTKAFSIDPSVEQTLEDKVQQSSEMLKKINIYGVNDQSGEKIGLGVSGPISSTNNSTTDRRQPVSVTALDSNKYTCNKVNADTFASYAQLDAWAKFPDFQQRLSNQIIQRIALDRIMIGFNGTSYADKSDRNANPLLQDCGIGWLQQYRANAPQRVMKDITVTSRDDSNQVIAKGDYGNYDSLVYDAVNSLMDEWYKDSPNLVVITGRNLTVSRSFPIINAVSTNNPNSEALAGQLIASRKTIGNLPSFIAPFFPDGSMFITSWENLSIYWQEGAHRRRIVEEPEYNRVSTYSSSNDAYVVEDYGFGCLIEGITAAEPAPAP